GATCACCGGCATTCAGCTCGACCTGAAGATCGACGGGATCAATAATACGATCATTCGTGCGACTTTGGATCAAGCCCGCGAAGCCCGTCGAGAAATTCTGCGAACGATGCTGATGTCGCTGCGTCAACCGCGGCAGAATATCAGCGAATTCGCACCGCGACTGCTCCAAGTGAAGATCAATCCGGAAAAGATTGGTTTGCTCATTGGACCGGGTGGCAAGAATATCAAGGGCATCCAAGAAGCCACTGGTGCCAAGATCGATATCGATGATGACGGCACGGTCTCGATCGCTCACTCGGATGCTGCGGGGGCTGAAGAAGCCAAGCGCCGCGTGGAAGCGATTACCGAAGAAGTCAAGGTCGGCAAGACATACGAAGGTCGCGTCACGTCCATCAAGGAATTTGGCGCGTTCGTCGAAATTCTGCCGGGCCGCGATGGGCTGTGCCATATCTCCGAACTCGACGATAAGTTCGTCGGACGAGTGGAAGATATTGTCAAGGTTGGCGATAAGATGACCGTGAAGGTCATTGCCATTGACGATCAAGACCGCGTGAAATTGTCGCGCAAGGCGTTGATGAAGGATGCCAACGGCGAATCCGGCAGCAGTGCTCCGCCTTCGGGTGGTCGGCCGCCGCGTGAAGACCGTGGCGACCGCGGCGATCGTGGCGAACGAAATGATCGCGGGGACCGTGGCGATCGTGGCCGGGATCGTGGCGATCGTGGCCCCCGTCGTTAAGCGGTAGCCGTGAATCGTGTTGTGCGTTGACGGAACTCGTTACTAAATCGTGGTTTCGGATGCGGAGAGGCGGGCAGTCGCTGTGCTGGGGAACCAGGCGGGGCGATGGTTCACCTCTCCGTTTTTTTGTCGTACCAGGATTCGACCATGTACCCTCTCCCCGAAGCCTATACCGAGTTGGCGGAGTTGGCTGGTGGGTTCATCCACGACCTGAAGAATCACCTCAGCACGCTGGGATTGAATCTCCAGTTGTTGTCTGAGGATTTTGCCGATGCGCAGAATCAAAAAGAACGGCGCGCCTTGCAGCGTGTGGAACGGCTGCGCAAAGAATGTCAGCGATTGGTCGATCTTTCGAACGATTTTTTGCGATACGCTCGGATTCAATCTCTGGATGTCGAATCGACATCGATCGCGGATATTCTCGGTGAGATGGTCGATTTCTTCACGCCGACGGCCCGCGAAGCGAATGTCCGGGTGCAAGCCTATCTGCCGGTGGACCTGCCGCCGGTTCTGTTGGATCGCGAGTTATTCAAACAGGCTGTTTTGAATTTGATGCTCAATGCCGAACAAGCGATGCCCGACGGTGGCGAGTTGACCTTCCAGGCCCGTCCGGATCGCGGCGGGGTGGCGGTTGACATCATCGATACTGGCACGGGGATTCCGCCGGAGTTGATTCCGAAAATTTTCCGACCGTTCCACACGACGAAACCAGGTGGCAACGGGTTGGGACTGCCGACCGTGCGCAAGATTATTCGTGCACATGGTGGGACGATCGAAGTGCAATCGGCGATGAATCACGGCACCAAATTTACCATTTGGCTGCCTGGCGAGATGAGCCTGCCCGCGCCGATCTTCCCGAATGTGCCGATGCCAATCCCTACCGATGATGACCCCGAGCCGCCAATTTCCAGCGGCCCGGAGCTGATCACCTAATTACAGAAGTGGTTAATCCGCAATCACTTGCTGACTTTGCCGGGGAATCGATGCCCGGCAATCGGCATGGCGATCGAGTAGACCGTTGTGCGTGCCGTCATGATGAGCGTTTTGCCGTCTTTGCCTCCGAATGTTACATTTGCCGGAATTTCCGGGACGGCGATGATTCCCAGTCGCTTCCCGGTCGGCGCGATGATCTGAATCCCCAAATCGCTGGTGATATACAGGTTGCCTTGTGTATCCACAGTCAGACCGTCACCGCCGGAGTTGGTTTTCCCCATCGGTTGTTCGAGTGTGCAAAAGAGCTTGGCGGGTCCGAGTTTGCCCGGCGAAATGACTGGGTAACTCATCATCGTCGATTGGCTACTCGGAATCACGTAAAGGGTTTGTTCATCGGGGGATAGGATAATTCCATTGGGATTCTTGAGATCATCGATCAGTCGGGTGATGGTCCCATTTTCAGCGCGGTAGTAGACGGCGGTTTTGCCTTGCGGCAACGGCTTGGGGCTGCCGTATTCCGGATCGGTGAAGTAAATTCCACCCGCGCGATCGAGCACCAAATCATTGGGGGCGTTGAGCCGCTGGCCTTGGTACGCATCGGCCAGCACCCGCCGAGATTTTCCATCGCGCGTCAGTGCGACGAGTGCCCCGTTCATTTCGCAGGCAAACAATTCGTCGCCCGGACCATCCATCAGGCCGTTGGCTTGATTCGATGGTTCTCGGAAGATGGTTTGTTTCCCGGTTGGATCGATTCGATGAATGCGTTGATTCGGAATATCGGTGAAATAAAGGTTTCCTTGGCGATCGACGGTCGGGCCTTCGGTGAAGCGAAAGCCTTTGGCGAGCACTTGCACGGGGCCAAGCGGTTTGACGCTGGGGTCGAAGTCGGTGGATTGCCCGGCGATTGGGCCGGTCGCCACGATCGCGAAGGTGAGGGAAACGACTGCGAGGGAACAAAATTGCGAAGGCCGCATTCGTGGGGAGAGCATCGGTCAAATCTCCGAGAACCGAGGGATTCCAAGGAGATCACGATATGCGATGGTGGGGTGTTGCGAAATGAAAAAAAGTTGAGCCGGCGACAGGAAGAGGACGCTGCCAACCTCTCCAGTCAACCGGCTCAACAGATCCAAGGCATCGCCGATTCGTCGAACGCTGCCACACATCGACGAACCGTACAGCACTAAGATGCGCACCCCATCCCGAATATTGTCTCGCCCGTGAAAAAAAATTCGAAATGCTGGGCAGCGGCCGAAACGAGGCCACAACCTCAGCGAATGACGATTCGTGGGGAGACGGTTCGGAATGCGACCAGCCGTGGTTTTGGTTGATGTTCGACGGATCGGAAGCGGAATGATCGGGAATTGATCGAAATAAGCAGGGGGAAATGGAAAAAAGTTGAGCCGGCGACAGGAAGAGGACGCTGCCAACCTCTCCAGTCAACCGGCTCAACAGATCCAAGGCATCGCCGATTCGTCGAACGCTGCCACACATCGACGAACCGTACAGCACTAAGATGCGCACCCCATCCCGGATATTGTCTCGCCCGTGAAAAAAAACGAGAAGAAAAAAAGTTCCCAAAACAATGAGGAATCCGTGAAAAAAACACTTTCTTCGGACGAAATCATCAGGTATGGTTGCAGATGATTGGTGTGAAACTCTCCATGTCTTTTTACACATCAATCACAATTTGATCTTTATCTCTTCGTTGAATGATCTGAGACAGGTGTTTTCATGCGCACGATTGGCTTGTTGGGGGCGTTCGCAGCCATTCTCCTGTTGAGTGGTTGTGGAGACAGTGGTCCGAAACGATATCCAATCAAGGGTACGGTATCCTTTGATGGAAAACCGTTGCCGAACGGCACCATTCGCTTTGAACCGGCTGGCAGCGAATCCTTTAGCGCGGAGTCTTCGATCGATGCTGGAAAGTATTCGATTGAGGCAATCGTCGGATTGGGCGTTGGTTCGTACAAGGTGATGATTTCGTCGGGCGATCCCAAGCAGATGGTCAAGCCAGGCGATGCACCCGGTATGGAAGGCATGCAACCCGCGGCGAAGGACATCATCCCCGCCAAGTACAATCTGAAGTCGATGTTGACCGCCGAAGTGAAGGCTTCGGGCGACAACGTGTTCGATTTTACGTTGACCAAGTAATTCATTCTCTCATTTCTGGGTCAAGGAGCACGACAATGGCTAATGGAAATCGTCGGTCGGCGTTTACGCTGATCGAATTGCTCGTGGTAATCGCCATTATTGCGATTTTGATTGGTCTGTTGCTGCCGGCGGTGCAGAAGGTCCGCGAAGCGGCGGCCCGGATGCAGTGCCAAAACAACCTCAAGCAACTCGCGTTGGGGCAGCACAATTATCATGATGCCAACGGAAAATTCATTCCGGGGCTTGAATCCGGCAATTGCTGCTGGGGCACCTGGATGGTTCCCATTCTGCCGTACATCGAACAAGAAAACATGTTCCGATTGTATGTGAATTGGAATGGTCGAGGTACCGATGTGCGTTACTCGGGTGCGCCGAACACCACGAACGTGACGACGCGCCGCATCAAGACGATGACCTGCCCCAGCGATACGGAAAATGCTCCGTTGGCTGGCATCACGTCGCACAACTACGCGGTGATGGTGGGACCGTCTGCGGTCTATTCTTCGGCTGGTGATGGGATTTTCGCGTTCACCCGCCAACGCAAGATGACCGAC
This DNA window, taken from Tuwongella immobilis, encodes the following:
- a CDS encoding two-component system sensor histidine kinase NtrB, which produces MYPLPEAYTELAELAGGFIHDLKNHLSTLGLNLQLLSEDFADAQNQKERRALQRVERLRKECQRLVDLSNDFLRYARIQSLDVESTSIADILGEMVDFFTPTAREANVRVQAYLPVDLPPVLLDRELFKQAVLNLMLNAEQAMPDGGELTFQARPDRGGVAVDIIDTGTGIPPELIPKIFRPFHTTKPGGNGLGLPTVRKIIRAHGGTIEVQSAMNHGTKFTIWLPGEMSLPAPIFPNVPMPIPTDDDPEPPISSGPELIT
- a CDS encoding SMP-30/gluconolactonase/LRE family protein, translated to MLSPRMRPSQFCSLAVVSLTFAIVATGPIAGQSTDFDPSVKPLGPVQVLAKGFRFTEGPTVDRQGNLYFTDIPNQRIHRIDPTGKQTIFREPSNQANGLMDGPGDELFACEMNGALVALTRDGKSRRVLADAYQGQRLNAPNDLVLDRAGGIYFTDPEYGSPKPLPQGKTAVYYRAENGTITRLIDDLKNPNGIILSPDEQTLYVIPSSQSTMMSYPVISPGKLGPAKLFCTLEQPMGKTNSGGDGLTVDTQGNLYITSDLGIQIIAPTGKRLGIIAVPEIPANVTFGGKDGKTLIMTARTTVYSIAMPIAGHRFPGKVSK
- a CDS encoding DUF1559 domain-containing protein, which codes for MANGNRRSAFTLIELLVVIAIIAILIGLLLPAVQKVREAAARMQCQNNLKQLALGQHNYHDANGKFIPGLESGNCCWGTWMVPILPYIEQENMFRLYVNWNGRGTDVRYSGAPNTTNVTTRRIKTMTCPSDTENAPLAGITSHNYAVMVGPSAVYSSAGDGIFAFTRQRKMTDITDGTSNTVMMAEVLQGRNSDLRGFTWWGDASMVSSLQTPNTSVADRIYTAGYCNSQLPLLPCAVSDSSNPTIFFSRSRHTGGVNAAFADGSIRFVSQNIALNNWRAMGTSSGGEVITE